The proteins below are encoded in one region of Nilaparvata lugens isolate BPH chromosome X, ASM1435652v1, whole genome shotgun sequence:
- the LOC111045248 gene encoding uncharacterized protein LOC111045248 has protein sequence MFKLLVLNIFLLLFLGCQQSLTIPATYSVETLSEKLDELDVTNKINDNGNKGSGQHLDCQAESGYIQEQISLITKMLADGEHVAQKQKDLSAADETILVLGKAGSGKTSLVQFLTENPKLQSKKVRWETSEYIIEDGEKIGTSATESFTLYPELVSYNATINFCDPPGFHDSRSSAHEIVSMDVMKSVTSTFKNVKILLLEKYGSLQYGISKDNFMDTLRHLNDFLVDIDRYKDHIVLIASKLPFSYRMPNEGDDGSVPELITEEMQIESIMDYLNYTELSIAEKLNQKIGKSKRDFYQKVIKLLQSLQTRDKNGKAARISVFRRPHQSGSLTSMPLLNENKKSLTKTIMNLNAVEVQKNDFDFTLSNEAKVYLECLLKLTSDNFKHKINELSFKLNEFVVEKVQKYTSFHQVLSDFESFHNALKQLTENLDETRNYNEFFEKVNNFISEQRITTVDINYNEQIHVLEKYEELLLKFVDTNSMFNPSSWTLPIRQVKKSAEDELQWYMTLNNFIRGLSSYKIQRNKTLIHSKLFHDGSILTNELMDLFVDITGGTNLNQFIDAQGNIRKMLELESVTNTLLKPSNITCDGNGRLIVEGYQICLAEINSKDLIQSHCNNITVKEVALLAVDAVYLDEDTVDIFREVDMFVVAPKWEVIGQRRIVLSGQNGAHHSGDALYVDNGTDGRPGLPGGNGGNFFGIGLQFVNGKNLLIESNGGRGGQGTDGAKGMRGLAGRDAAEKLKSGLYSRSYMFDSGVETGSMNKSLVPNAEERIFRLYPPYKSYECDDVDAGFKVITEDGDCGGEGGAGGFGGEAGIGGQPGDQKLIQLGDSSQIQMENQNGRTGTRGNKGKTGERGMDGIGMICVHVTWVGHTRSYWKCTSTNTTSPGCNSCDNLDNLVESQYTTTGMEQPAPKKSPDFSYYLLDYTVLLESHSNHTIFNQIITSFREAIQRKYSYSLNDLGLLFFKFSKGDNTRNL, from the exons ATGTTCAAGTTACTAGTTCTGAACATCTTTCTTCTTTTGTTCCTTGGATGTCAACA ATCTTTAACCATTCCTGCAACGTACTCAGTGGAAACATTATCAGAAAAATTGGATGAGCTTGACGTCACCAACAAAATAAAT GACAATGGAAATAAAGGCTCTGGACAACACTTGGACTGCCAGGCTGAATCAGGCTACATTCAGGAACAAATTTCACTGATCACAAAAATGCTGGCTGATGGCGAACATGTTGCACAGAAGCAGAAGGACTTGTCAGCAGCCGATGAAACCATACTTGTGCTGGGTAAGGCTGGCAGTGGCAAAACCAGTTTGGTCCAGTTTCTGACCGAAAATCCCAAACTGCAGTCGAAAAAGGTAAGATGGGAGACGTCCGAATACATAATTGAAGATGGAGAGAAAATTGGAACATCTGCCACTGAGTCTTTCACTCTCTATCCTGAGCTTGTCAGCTATAATGCAACCATCAACTTCTGTGACCCACCGGGATTCCACGATTCTCGCAGCTCTGCACATGAGATTGTCTCCATGGATGTCATGAAGTCTGTAACCAGCACATTCAAAAATGTGAAGATTCTACTACTTGAGAAATATGGATCTCTACAGTATGGCATATCCAAAGACAATTTCATGGACACTCTTAGACATCTTAATGATTTCTTAGTTGATATTGATAGGTATAAAGATCACATTGTGCTTATTGCATCTAAATTGCCTTTTAGCTATAGAATGCCAAATGAAGGTGATGATGGTTCAGTACCTGAATTGATAACAGAGGAAATGCAAATTGAAAGCATCATGGATTACTTGAATTACACAGAGCTATCTATAGCTGAGAAACTTAAtcagaaaattggaaaaagtaaGCGAGATTTCTATCAGAAAGTGATAAAGCTACTGCAAAGTCTTCAAACCAGAGACAAAAATGGCAAAGCAGCTAGAATAAGTGTCTTCCGTCGCCCACACCAGTCAGGGTCACTTACAAGCATGCCATTGCTCAATGAGAACAAGAAATCACTCACAAAAACCATCATGAACTTGAATGCTGTTGAGGTGCAGAAGAATGACTTTGACTTCACTCTGTCAAATGAAGCAAAAGTGTATCTAGAATGCCTTTTGAAACTCACAAGTGACAACTTCAAACATAAAATCAATGAGCTGTCTTTCAAACTGAATGAATTTGTGGTTGAAAAAGTTCAGAAATACACAAGTTTTCATCAAGTGTTGTCAGATTTTGAATCATTTCATAATGCTTTGAAGCAGCTAACAGAAAACCTTGATGAGACAAGAAACTACAATGAGTTTTTTGAGAAggttaataatttcatttctgaaCAGAGAATAACAACAGTAGATATCAACTATAATGAACAAATACATGTACTTGAGAAATATGAGGAACTATTACTGAAATTTGTTGACACAAATTCAATGTTCAATCCATCATCATGGACCCTCCCCATTAGACAAGTGAAAAAATCCGCGGAAGATGAACTGCAATGGTACATGACGCTTAATAACTTCATCAGAGGACTATCAAGCTATAAGATACAGAGGAACAAGACACTGATTCACTCAAAACTTTTCCACGACGGTTCTATATTGACAAATGAGTTGATGGATCTATTTGTGGATATCACTGGAGGAACAAATTTGAACCAATTCATTGACGCACAAGGAAACATCAGAAAAATGTTGGAGCTTGAAAGTGTGACAAATACATTACTGAAACCAAGTAATATTACTTGTGATGGAAATGGGAGACTCATAGTTGAAGGTTATCAAATTTGTCTTgcagaaataaattcaaaagaTCTGATTCAATCCCATTGCAACAACATCACTGTGAAAGAAGTTGCTCTTCTAGCTGTTGATGCAGTTTACTTGGATGAGGACACCGTGGATATCTTCAGAGAAGTGGATATGTTTGTAGTGGCACCTAAATGGGAAGTGATTGGACAAAGGAGGATAGTGCTCAGTGGTCAGAATGGAGCTCACCATTCTGGTGATGCACTTTATGTGGACAATGGCACAGATGGAAGACCAGGTCTGCCAGGGGGTAATGGAGGCAACTTTTTTGGAATCGGTTTGCAGTTTGTGAATGGCAAAAATCTGCTGATTGAGTCGAATGGTGGGAGAGGGGGGCAAGGAACAGATGGAGCAAAAGGAATGAGAGGTCTTGCCGGAAGAGATGCagctgaaaaattgaaatcggGACTTTACAGTCGAAGTTATATGTTTGATAGTGGAGTAGAAACAGGAAGTATGAATAAAAGCTTAGTTCCAAATGCTGAAGAAAGAATTTTCAGATTATATCCTCCTTATAAAAGTTATGAGTGTGATGATGTTGATGCAGGATTTAAAGTAATTACAGAAGATGGTGACTgtggtggtgaaggaggagCTGGAGGTTTTGGCGGAGAAGCAGGAATCGGAGGTCAACCAGGAGACCAAAAGCTGATTCAGTTGGGTGACTCATCTCAGATTCAAATGGAAAATCAGAATGGAAGGACTGGTACACGTGGCAATAAGGGAAAAACTGGAGAGCGTGGAATGGATGGCATTGGAATGATTTGTGTTCATGTAACATGGGTCGGTCACACTAGATCGTACTGGAAGTGTACATCAACCAACACTACATCACCAGGATGCAACTCTTGTGATAATCTGGATAATCTGGTTGAGTCCCAGTACACAACAACAGGTATGGAACAACCAGCGCCCAAGAAATCTCCTGATTTCTCTTACTATTTACTTGACTACACAGTTCTGTTGGAATCGCACTCAAATCACACAATTTTCAACCAAATTATAACTAGTTTTAGAGAAGCCATTCAAAGGAAATACTCTTATTCTTTGAATGACTTAGGACTATTGTTCTTCAAGTTCTCTAAAGGAGACAACACAAGAAACCTTTGA